The following is a genomic window from Tripterygium wilfordii isolate XIE 37 chromosome 19, ASM1340144v1, whole genome shotgun sequence.
GAATCTGCCACATCATTTCTGGGTTTCcgattttctttcttgttctccACATTTTCCCGAGAATCATCTGCATGAGAAAGTAAATTCACAGCAGTTGGGTCTGTAGGAACAGAGTCCTTGATCGGCAAAGGAGCACTGGTTATTGAGGACTCTCTGCAAATTTTCTTGAGAGGACTCTGAAAATCTTCCACTTCAATTCTGCATTTctgattttctttcttgttctccAAATTTTCCCGAGAATCATCATCTACTTCAGAGAGTAAATTCAAAGCTCTTGGGACTAAAGGAACAGTCTCCATGATTAACAGAGGTGCACCAGTTATTGAGGTCTCTCGGTACATTTTCTTGAAACGAGTCTGTAAATCTTCCACATCATTTCTGGGTTTCTTATTTTCCACATTTTCCCGAGAATCATCATCTGCATCAGAATGCAACATCAAAGCAATTGAGACTGTAGGAACAGAGTCCTTGGAACTAGTTACAGAGGACTCTCTGCAGATTTTCTTGAGAGGACTCTGAAAATCTTCCACATCAATTCTGGGTTTctgattttctttcttgttttccaCATTTTCCTTAGAGTCATCATCTGTACCACATTTTCCTGAGAAACCAATCTCTTTTGCTCCATCAGAAACTAGCATATCTGCTATTGAGTCTGCTGCATCAGTTCTTGATTTcaaatcttctttcttcttcttctgatttTCCCGACGAGGATCATCTTtactttcttctccttgggcaAACATTCTTTCTttcagagagaaggagagagatgaAAGAAATGAGGGGAGGGTTTTAGATAGAGAATCCAATACTATCAAGTTTGTGTAGGAATGGATGAACTCTGAAAATTCATATTCTCAGTATGTTTTCTAGCTACTCGAATCTGAACCGTCCAAAATATGCAGGAAATAAAAATCTGACTATATAGGAGCTTGATTTTGAacttttaagaaattaaaaatcagTAAAATTGTAGGAAAAATATAGGGCATTGAATTCTAATGCACCTGACCTGATAATTCTCCATTTCTACAGATTACTACATAATTAACGAAAAACCAAGTCACTAGAAAATTATTGGAATCCACATAATAAAGGGTTTATTTCCACACAAACTATAAAGTTATTGCTTTCTAAGATTTCAAAGGAGAGGGTCAATGAAACTTAAAGCTGCAAATTAACAATACCCTTCATGAAAGGACAAAATGttgcaggaaaaaaagaagacaagaacGATTCAGTTCTGTATTCTGAAGCTAACCCCATATCTTATAGACTAGTTCATAGGCCTTTTCCTTCGGAGACTTGAAGGAAGTCGCATTGATTGGCCTTTTTCCTGCATTCTTGTATCGATCCCTCAATTTCTCCAGCATCTTCTTGAATTCATCAAACGTAGAACGAACAAGAAGCCAATTCTCCATGAAATCAATCGCGTCATTCTCATCATAGAACGGGTACCTCCTTCTCTGAGCAAGGAAACCAAGAATGCTAGTCATGATTCTAATGTCAGCATATGTAAGGGTAGCATCCTCCGAGCCCTCttcattcttctttctctttttcactGCACCCTGAAAATCGTCGTCATCGTAGTTGTCATTCCCACTCTCTGAGATTTCGATTCCCTGGGGGTTTCCCCATATCTTATGAGCCCACTCAAACACCCTTTCTTCATCAGGTCTCCAGTACTTGTCCAACTTCTGACTGACATCACTCAATCTATGCTCGTACTGCAACCAGAGTTCTATAGCAGCATTGAACACCTCCTCCACCGAAACATCAACTTGAAGGCCATATTTTGTAAACCATCTCAAGGAAATAGCATTGTCAAATGGATATATCTTGTAGACTTCATAGTGATGAAGAGCTCCTTTGAAGAAGCCAATCTGAGTTTCTACGTCGGAACTCAGCCTCTTCAGGTATGGCTCCAGCGCCCCATTTTGGCGAGCATTCTGCATCATTTCCTTGCTCCACAAACTGAAACACTGTTCTAAAGGGAAGGGATTGGAATTTTCGCTTGCAGACGGGTTTGCAGATATTATCTACCCGCTTCACGAGACTATTTAAAAGATACTACTCACAAGAGAATTACTGAACTTCAGAATGCATTCAAAGACTCTTGTTATCCCGAAACGACAATAAAATAATTTCCAATCTAACATTATCTTTCCTACCACAATTGTTTAGATGCGGATAATATCGGAACATTTATGGAAGAACCTGAATTGCAATAGCTATTTCAAGaagtatatttttcttttcatgtaTCACGCGAAGGAAAGAAATTTATTGTTAGACCATAGACCTCTTGCAGAATTTCATCCAAATGGTTTTTTAGGCAAATTGCTAATGTAGGTGTCGCTGTAAAAACTCTTAAGTGGAATTTAGTTGTCTCCGCTCTACAGCAACTATCattaaaaggtaaacaattacCGTACACGAGGATCCCGCAGTGGGCAGGATCGGGGGTAGGTAGGATGTACGCATACtttacctccacataatatgtgaagagaatgtttacaggaattgaacctgtaaaCTCTAAGTTGCTCCCCTACAACCCtaaaacaaatatcattaaCTATGTGAAATTTCgttttcatcatcatccttATGAGGATTGATAACGAGTTGATGACTCCGGTAGTCATAAACGTAAtgtaaaaagaagagaagaaaatgacaaagaaaTGAAACTCAAAATAACATACATACTCTAGATTACAAGTAGGCAGAATGTTACGGAACAATCAGCCACAACAATGAAGCAATAGACACTATGATCAAATTAATCCCACAAAGCTTCAAAACGCACGATTCATCTTGTGCATGACTATCAATGAACTTTTGaatatattgtttttaaaatGCAATGTTTTCCCCTAAAAATAtgaataaaatatgaaaattgaaTTCCAGTCTAGCATCAATGCAGCTACTTCGCCTATCGTTTTATCTTATATGCCAACTCTTAGAAGGTCGGTCACTACACATGATAGTTTTGCCAAAAAAGGGAATTATTGGTGAAGATATGATGTGCATCAATTGTTTAACTCTGAAGCAGAAACTTGAGGCCATGTTTTACTAACTTTTCATGGACTACGGCTCATCTGGTCTACGACTTTAAACAGAGAGCAGAAAGGGCAGCTGTCTAGGGGACTTTATTCTAATTTATGCTGTCATGTGGACATCATGGAAGATATGAATTAGTTTATAAACAAAGAGCAGCTGAATGGTGCTATATTTACTACCCAATCTTCATTAGATTCTTGATCTTGGATAAAGGCAATCAATCCAGACTTCCCATACTCAGGAGTCGATCTCATAGATTATGCagaaaaaactcaaaattgGAGATATGCAGCTTAGAGTGGAACCTCCACCACAGGGCTTACTCAAGTGGAATGTTGATGGTTCTTCTTCTTTAGGCAAGCCAGGTCAAGCTGGTATCGGCAGCATTTTCAGGGATGATGATGCCAAATTTCTATGCATTTTCTCATGCTTGCTGTTATTGGAGAAAGTTCGTTATTGGCAAATGGTTTATGTGGCTATTAGTGTCAAAtttctatgcattttcctaGTTCAGGTGCAACAATTGATTGCTACAAAAAGTTCAATGTCTTTGAAAATCTCTTGGACAGACGTTATTCTGGTCCTCTAGTTCTGGGTGGTGAGGCAGGGTGTTCTTGGATGAGACCAGTGACAAGGGGTGGGTGTGGTTTCGGCAAAGGGGGAGGTCTAAGGTTGGGATCTGGTATTCGTCAGAAAGTTCAGCTCAGTTAATTGGCAAGGCATGTTTATGGTTGGGCTGCTGATAGAATTGACTCTCTCAAGTGCACTGTGGATCTCTATCTAGATTTAGCTTTTCATCTGGTCATCAAATCCTCTGAATCATTTCTGGTCTACTTTCTTCTTAGAGTTTCACTGGATCAGCAATTTGTATTGCTTATTTGGTTTGTGCTCTGGGTTTGTAAATTGACTAATGGTTTGTACAGAAATCGACAACGTATATGCAGAATCAATCGAAGCATAGCCCTTTAATGACAGAGGAATAGTTTTGGGTTTCAAATGTGATGACAGTTCTCCAAGATTGTGTGTGTAATTTCTTGAGAGGTGTCTGATCTGTGGATTGTTCAAAAACAGCCTCAGCAATCATGGTTATAAACTTGATCTTCTAGAGGGATATTCACGGCAGGGTTTCCAGGAGACATTCATAGTTTCGGGAAAGCTGCTTTTATTTTAGAATCCTGAGTTAGGATTCTGATTAAGTTGAATCAGAATAAGTGGTTCCTTAGTGAGTGAATGTAGAGCTTCCTCAGTTCTGTTTCTGGGAAAACATAATCAAAGCGGTATTAACAGTGGTATTTTACGATCATTAAGTTGTGTTCGATATTGCTTATCGCTAATCCCTTTTGACGAATAACTATAGGAATGGCTTATATAAGCGGCTTGTAGAAACTGAGACTCAGAGCACTAGACATTTTTATTTGGAACCTAAGTAAGCTAACATCATAGAACAGAGGGTCGTTACAAGAGATGCTACATGCACTCACTTCAGCTTTATATGCCAAGTTAAGTGCTTAGGAAACCACAAAAAATGAAAGACATCTTCAAGGAAACGAGTAACTTATCATTGAAGCAAATCACATTCATTGACAGTAGTTTTCTGATTTCAAAACTGTTTCTGcgacagatttttttttaatccaagttatcaacaatatatatatatattagttgacaaagaatgaaaaattaaaataaataatcacaTCTATCTACTAATTCACATATTGGTTTGTTTCAAGATACTTTGAAATCAAACTGTGGTACCTCTACCCATGCCCTCCCGTGATGATAATGCTGACCATATACTGGTGATTGTGTCAAGCTATACAGTCAGGCAGCAGGAGAAACTTTGCCCTAAAGAGAGAAATGAGAACCCCCACCAGATCCGCACCTTTTTTATTCGATTCCGGCTACAGATACTGTATGCATAGGAGTCCTCCAATTATAACATCTGCCTGCATATTTTGTACGACAGGAAGAACTTAGATTTCGACAAATATGCAGCCATCCAAAGTTCATAACTATATTTTTGAGATGCATTGTAAAAAGAAAGGAACACAAGAATTTCCAGTAACAATGTGAAGAGGGCAGCCCTACCTTCTCCAACTGTAATCTATCAACTCTCTTCATCTGAACTAGAACTAAAATCCATCCGTCGATCTGCGATTGCTGGGAAAAGACGCTGGCGTGGATCAGGCGATGGTTGTTGAGGTGGATTGGAGGAAGTTGGTGCAGTTTGTGAACTTTTTTTCcgtaatttttctttattttgggacTCTCTTACCTCTTTGCATACCTTATCTAAGATCATCAAAAAACCTCGTACTACGACAAACAAACGTAAACCCTCATCCTTGGCAGCTTTCCCATGGAAGTAATCACCCGTACTCTTCACCAGAGTCAtaattctcttttcttcctccaGCAACCACATAACATCAACTTCCGCATTCTGCACAAAACTCTTCAATGTTTGATGGAACCCATTTTCTTCGTCAATACTCTTCATGTCTTTGTTCAGGAAATCACGGGTTTTTAACAGTGCTTGGCCAAGTTTTGCAACAGTTCCAGTTAAGCCATCAGCATCTATAACTGATGCTTTCTTGACATTTTCAAGTTCACTGCTCAAACCTGAAACCACCTGAAGACCAAGGTTACGATGGTACTCTTCTGTTTCATCAGTAGTTTCTTCAAGCAGATCATCTGTATTGATGCTTGATATGCTTCGGTTCTCCCTTGCTAATCGGGCAGCTTTCAAACCTTCAGAGCGAGTTATTTCCTTGACAACAAAGTGCAAGAGTGTTGTCTTTCCATCTACTCCTTTTACATCAGCCAATTTTAAAAGTGTGTCAAGTTTGAATGCTTGTGCCCCTCCACGGAAAGTTCCATCATTCATGCGGTTGCCAGTTTTGAGAACAGCTTCAAGAAGCTTTAGGAATAGTCGACTGTTTCTGAGTTCCTTGCAGGCAACCTAATACAGAAGATGGAAGTTGAATTCGTATTAGAAACTCTGCAAGACGGATATCATAAAGACCAAAACAGAAACTACATTATCTGGAGATGTTTACATGCACATCAAATACAGGAGTAAATATTTATGTATAACCACATATATTGCATTGGGGCTATCGCACTATACAAGTATTAGGCAACCTAGAACAAGTGTTGCTTTCAAGTCCACCACCACTCACTTCAACAAAACACCAAATAAAAACCAACTCTTCCAGGACTTGGCGCTTTGACAGACCATGACCAGATACAGGAGGACAAACGTGCACTCATGCACAAACATGCCCATATTTTACAAATGTCACATACTACATACATAAATTTTAGTGCgcaaacatgcaaatgcaattatGCACACGTGTCCATGTTGCAAGACAGCTAAACTGGAACCTTAATATGGACTGAGTAAGCAGTATGGGCTGTAACCTATCAAGTTAAGATCACACAATGTTAAGTGGGGACCGTAGATTTGCAGTCATAAGACAACATAAGAAAGAAAGAGGTCAAAAAGTCTATTTTCACATGCTGCCGCACTTGCTTGAGTACCATATTGAGTAGCAGGTTGATGCTTGGGAAAAAGGATTCAGCCACGATCTAAaatctaatttttgttttgatcatCTCGACACTTCAGGTGTGCGGGTCACTTGAGAAATCAAACAAAGTTGGAGCTTTAtggtttcaaaattttcagtaaTCGTTTATACTTAAACATCCATTTTTAAaatggatgctttggaactgcatGTTTCTATAATTTACCAAGGTAAATTTAAAAGTGTCATTCTCCATAGGTATGCATGCTTTCTGGTCCTTCAAAAAGACATAAGCACTTTGAGTTAAATTTCATGCATCATCCTATTTCAATCTCATATGGCAAAGTGGCAAAGTTCTAGATAAAAAGCTGCAAATAATAAGCGTTAAACAGCTCAATAAAATGAAATCTCGTAACCTACCTCTAATGTTTCAAAGGACTCTTTAGTCATATTAACATCCTCCTGAAGGGTACCCATGAAAAGCAGAGCCTCCATCCTTTTAAAAGCAAATGGAATTTCCACCATGGCTTTTAGGAACCTCTCAGCAGGACCGAGTTGAGAAAGTTCACCACTGAACAGCCTAAGCTTCAGTTCTTCATCTGCAGTAGGGGCCATCTTCAACAGAGTTTGAAGAAGTTCCGCAGGTAGCTCATTTCCTGACATAACTAAGGTTAGTCGGAGATGCAAGGAAGCACAATAGGAGCAGAGGTAGAAATAACAAACAACAAGAACTGCAAAAGACTCAAAAGGCCTGCATGGCTGCATCCCATAAGCAAGCCACTTAAGCATATCAATTTCTATATCCTCTTTCAATCTTTTACCGTTCAGAGAGGACTGAAATTGTTTGTGCCACTGTATCATGGCAGTGTATCTGCCATTTTGTACGGAATGGAGTCATACCATCAAAAGATAGACAACTGATATCTCAGGAGTCAAAAACTGATAAGTAAATGGTCCGTTTAAAATTTTAAGGCAAAAGGCATATCACTTCTTTTATATATGACAAAACATAAACTATGTATGCACGAATGCAAGTATGAAACTAATTAACATATGTTGTTTGCTGACTGTCTCTTgggaagaacaggaaaaaaaaggaacGAAGAAAGCAAAAGCATTTATGATATTATGATGTAGCAGTTCCTTTCTtttacaaagaaaagaaaaaagagcaaACTACCTTCTTGAAGGGCATCGTGAACTTCTTCTATTGTCACATTCAACGCGCGCAAAAGAATTGATAAGTTTTGTGCTTTCTTTGGGTCAAGGATCTGAATGTACTGGGGTGAAGGATCTTGAGAGGAAGACTCTTTCTTGCGGCCCCCTTTGTTTTTATCAGCGGGTGTATACCCAAACATAGTTTCTATCATCTCCTCATTGAATCTGTAAATTATTTAGATGACTCAGTAGCTCAAATAATATAATACTCCACAAAAACCACCATATCGAAGAACTAATAAGAATAAAAGATATGACTTACTGGAATGATCCAGACTTAATCTGATGCCAAACCATTGACTGATCAGGGTTTGCTAGAACTTTATCCCAGAAAAAGGGCTTCAGCTTCGCTTTAGAACCATCATCACTCCCTGAGCCAGCTCCTTCACTATCTCCTGTATTTGATGGATGTTTTAGGCCAACAGGTGGCCGAGGAACCTTAGAACCTAAGGCCATTGGTTTTGGAGGTCGTGGGGGAGCAATACCGCCTTTTGGGGGGGGAGGAGGTGGGCGAGAACTAGGTTTGGCACCTAGGGGGATgggtggtggaggaggtggtCCAGGAGGTGTTGGGCCAGCACTGCCAAGAGGTTTCAAAGTGAGAGGTGATACtgaagggggagggggagggggagggggagggggagggggtgggggtgggggtgggggtggaggAGTGCCTTCCATGCTTCGAGGAGGCTTAAGAGAAGCACGTGGTTCGGGAGGGAGAGGCTCTGCCTTCCCAGGAGGGGGCTTCAAGGTAGGCAGTCCTGAGGAGGCACGACTGAGCCTTCCAGGAGGAGGTGGTAACTGTGTACCAGTACCAGATGTTCCAAAGGATTCAGTAGAATGTTTTCCCGCAACAAAGTTCCCTAAGGAGGAGTTTTCATCGATTGTGTAGATTGAATTATTCCCAAAAGATTGATGACTAAGCTTCTGCTCTTTAATTGAATTTCCTAATGCAAACGACTGGTGTGAAGAACCTGAACATCAAATTTTTACCAATATCAGAATTTCACCAAGTAAATAATTGTCAGTCATGTGTGCAAAAATAATACGTAGATAGCAGATCTCATATGTCGGACATTTTGCCACTTATTCTAAATTCTCTTCCACCATTAATTTATTCTCTTCATCTTGCTTTATTTTATCCCTTTTTGTGGCTACTTGCAGTTTTCTTACAAAATTAATAACTTGTCATGCAAGAAATACTTACCAACAGAATAGTCACTTAAGCTTAGGCTAAGAAGGGGCCTCTCATCATTTCGTTTAACTCCAGAGCCAGTTCTACAGATCTTTGAACAGCAAAGAAAGAGGAATGCTGCGACAAGAAATGTCACTGCTGCAGTTACCACAACAGCAATGACAATAGTTCTTTTACTGCTTTTGTTCTTATCCGCATTAGCATTAGAACCACTACTGGGACCCGAAGAAGATCTGGCATCAAATGGAGGAGGCACACTTGGTTCAGGGGGGTTTTCAGATGGAAAGAAACGGCTTTGTGGACCCAGATCAGGACTAGCAGATGGGGCGACATCCGGGGATGGTGATAAACTAAAACTAGGTGATCCAGCAGCAGGGGAAGGGGACTGGGCAGGTGACACTGCAATGCTCTGAAGCAAGATTCTTTTAGGAGCATGAAGCCCGGAAAACATGGGCTCAAGATGCTTCCCATACCTAGTCCAAAGACCAGTACTGTCTCCAGATACAGGTACTTGAAGATTTTTTTCTCTCACACAATCTAAAAGAGTTTGTCGAAACTGAGGTTGCAGGAAATCAAACAATTTCTGCATGTTTTCTTTTGCTAGAGACCTACTTTTTGAACTGATCTCATCTTTCCACCCACAAGTTCCTTTTGGAAAACAAAACTTGAGTTCTTCATTAGCATCCTTCAAATGGATCAAATCTAGCCTGCAACTGACCCATAACTGCTCTGCCTGTGACCAGTGAATCAGAGATCATAGAGTCAATTTTAGCATCTATTATGCACTTTCAAGCACCAACGAATAAATAAAACTAACATATCAGAAAACTTAGCCAATAGACACATGATACGATAAAAATAAGTATTAGGCATGCTATTGCATACATGCATAACATAACTagatgcaataaaaaaaaagttcgcAAGAAAAGCATGAATGCATCTATTTAGGCAACTGTGCATTCAGGAATACGTCAGAAATTGGGAAAATGACAGTTAAAATAGAAGAATGAACAAATTACATACGATGACACTACTTTTCATGTTCTGAGAAGTTCTATTCCatctttctttcattctctttttctttgttgccAACGTGGACTTGGGAGGGAACCAAAACATAATAGTtccacaaagaaacaaaatgacAGAGTGCTTACAATGTATTCTTTGAACCTGCACCTATATATACTGAAGATGATACAATTCTTGCAGTTGAAACATCGCTTATCATGACATAATAAATCAGAAGGTTCTAAAATATCTGAGGTTTTGCGCACAGGTAAATCAAACACCAAATCTTTGAAGCAATGTAAATTCAACCATAAAAAGAAACTAAACAGTACTATTTCAAACATGCAgccattttatgttttatagaTACTTAATATGCAATGACTATATCTTAACCTACAGGTGCAAAATGTTAAGTAGATCAGTCCCTCTTAAATGTTGGAGAACACATCACATGACACTTGAACTGGAGAATGAGCTGCCATTTTACTCACTGAACATTATACGTCCGCGCTCAATTCCACTAGTTAATAAGATTTTCAGATGATACAAAGGACCAAGTCTGAAAATATTAATTCATACTCCCATAGTTTTTTGTGCCAAATCTTTCCCTCATCAGATTCTAGAATATCAATAATATCGGTCAATAGATGCATCTTTTAGTCTTACTACTCTTTACTTCAAAGCGTGTTACCTCAAACTAGTCATTGAAACATCATCTCATCCAAAGATGTAACTATTTGACATGACAAGCTATTAGTAGTGGCATAACAATCCGTATATTACAAGCACATTGATTACACAGAAAGCAGAAAACGTGACAAATGTCCTACCATTTCCTCATCAACCTCACCGG
Proteins encoded in this region:
- the LOC119985625 gene encoding formin-like protein 5 is translated as MMIQAQIGLIRMSCFIVLLLFLYTTKTTGIEYRKAAEEAFFSQLVDPATGEVDEEMAEQLWVSCRLDLIHLKDANEELKFCFPKGTCGWKDEISSKSRSLAKENMQKLFDFLQPQFRQTLLDCVREKNLQVPVSGDSTGLWTRYGKHLEPMFSGLHAPKRILLQSIAVSPAQSPSPAAGSPSFSLSPSPDVAPSASPDLGPQSRFFPSENPPEPSVPPPFDARSSSGPSSGSNANADKNKSSKRTIVIAVVVTAAVTFLVAAFLFLCCSKICRTGSGVKRNDERPLLSLSLSDYSVGSSHQSFALGNSIKEQKLSHQSFGNNSIYTIDENSSLGNFVAGKHSTESFGTSGTGTQLPPPPGRLSRASSGLPTLKPPPGKAEPLPPEPRASLKPPRSMEGTPPPPPPPPPPPPPPPPPPPPSVSPLTLKPLGSAGPTPPGPPPPPPIPLGAKPSSRPPPPPPKGGIAPPRPPKPMALGSKVPRPPVGLKHPSNTGDSEGAGSGSDDGSKAKLKPFFWDKVLANPDQSMVWHQIKSGSFQFNEEMIETMFGYTPADKNKGGRKKESSSQDPSPQYIQILDPKKAQNLSILLRALNVTIEEVHDALQEGNELPAELLQTLLKMAPTADEELKLRLFSGELSQLGPAERFLKAMVEIPFAFKRMEALLFMGTLQEDVNMTKESFETLEVACKELRNSRLFLKLLEAVLKTGNRMNDGTFRGGAQAFKLDTLLKLADVKGVDGKTTLLHFVVKEITRSEGLKAARLARENRSISSINTDDLLEETTDETEEYHRNLGLQVVSGLSSELENVKKASVIDADGLTGTVAKLGQALLKTRDFLNKDMKSIDEENGFHQTLKSFVQNAEVDVMWLLEEEKRIMTLVKSTGDYFHGKAAKDEGLRLFVVVRGFLMILDKVCKEVRESQNKEKLRKKSSQTAPTSSNPPQQPSPDPRQRLFPAIADRRMDFSSSSDEES